The Streptomyces sp. NBC_01353 genome contains a region encoding:
- a CDS encoding transglycosylase SLT domain-containing protein — protein MTAPTQNTTSRIARFRKLSVAGIATAGAAAAALTLAPSPAQAAPVSANVSVSQVSAVEAPAAKKAKKQYADNLDGWIKEALDIMKSKNIPGSYEGLHRNIMRESSGNPNAQNNWDVNAQNGTPSKGLLQVIQPTFDAYHVAGTPHDLTDPVANITAAANYAADKYGSIDNVDSAY, from the coding sequence ATGACCGCCCCCACGCAGAACACCACCAGCCGCATCGCCCGATTCCGCAAGCTGTCCGTCGCCGGCATAGCCACCGCGGGTGCCGCGGCAGCGGCGCTCACGCTGGCCCCGTCGCCCGCCCAGGCAGCCCCGGTATCGGCGAATGTCTCGGTGTCCCAGGTGTCAGCGGTGGAAGCTCCGGCGGCGAAGAAGGCGAAGAAGCAGTACGCCGACAACCTCGACGGCTGGATCAAGGAAGCCCTGGACATCATGAAGTCCAAGAACATCCCCGGCAGCTACGAGGGCCTGCACCGCAACATCATGCGTGAGTCCTCCGGCAACCCGAACGCCCAGAACAACTGGGACGTGAACGCGCAGAACGGCACGCCGTCGAAGGGCCTGCTCCAGGTCATCCAGCCGACCTTCGACGCCTACCACGTCGCCGGCACCCCGCATGACCTGACCGACCCGGTCGCCAACATCACGGCGGCCGCCAACTACGCGGCCGACAAGTACGGCTCCATCGACAACGTCGACTCCGCCTACTGA
- a CDS encoding CsbD family protein: MSSAMDKAKGKLKEVAGKITGNERLESEGRTDQVKTKIRDTAKSVREHAEGIKDSLKRDRS, translated from the coding sequence ATGAGCAGCGCCATGGACAAGGCCAAGGGCAAGCTCAAGGAGGTCGCCGGAAAGATCACCGGCAATGAGCGACTTGAGTCCGAGGGCAGGACTGACCAGGTAAAGACCAAGATCCGCGACACGGCGAAGAGCGTCCGTGAGCACGCCGAGGGCATCAAGGACTCACTCAAGCGCGACCGCTCTTGA
- a CDS encoding serine hydrolase domain-containing protein, with the protein MTSTRRRRLAVTLGVAVLLAAQVATAVAQPARPSPVEQLRRDTEAIHALGISGVQARVIAPDGRQSVATSGTADLNTGRPVSPDGYFRMASTSKTLVATVVLQLEAEGKLSLHDTVDHWLPGAMKGTGNDGSRITIRQLLQHTSGIHDNLPGYTTPQEYYQQRHDVYSPEQLVALAKAPAPGSPRSWKYSNTGYVLLAMIIQRTTGQPAHQEIEDRILRPLGLDQTRWMGTSPTLPRPHAKAYQLFGPGTAVDVTDQIAVDHETSFATTTRDENRFLRALLAGRLLPTRQLAEMKRTVPVSAEVQQFWPGGRYGLGLVERPLSCGGTYWSHEGGDGGYITLNGVTDDGRRSAVVSMSEARGDTLEHVLDQEKAASALVDHALCAGRPNTP; encoded by the coding sequence ATGACTTCGACACGACGAAGGCGCCTCGCCGTGACACTCGGTGTCGCTGTGCTGCTCGCTGCCCAGGTGGCCACCGCTGTCGCCCAGCCGGCCCGTCCCTCCCCTGTGGAGCAGTTGCGCCGGGACACCGAGGCGATCCACGCCCTCGGTATCAGCGGTGTGCAGGCCCGCGTGATCGCACCTGACGGCCGGCAGTCGGTCGCCACCAGCGGCACTGCCGACCTGAACACCGGCCGCCCAGTCTCTCCCGACGGTTACTTCCGTATGGCCAGCACGTCCAAGACGCTGGTCGCCACCGTGGTCCTCCAACTGGAGGCCGAGGGCAAGCTGTCCCTGCACGACACTGTCGACCACTGGCTGCCAGGAGCGATGAAGGGCACCGGCAACGACGGCAGCCGGATCACTATCCGCCAACTGCTCCAGCACACCAGCGGGATCCACGACAACCTTCCCGGGTACACCACGCCGCAGGAGTACTACCAGCAGCGCCACGACGTCTACAGCCCAGAACAGCTGGTTGCCCTCGCCAAGGCCCCCGCGCCGGGCTCCCCGCGCAGCTGGAAGTACTCCAACACCGGCTACGTCCTGCTCGCCATGATCATCCAGAGGACCACCGGTCAACCCGCCCACCAGGAGATCGAAGACCGCATCCTGCGCCCGCTCGGCCTCGACCAGACCCGGTGGATGGGCACCTCGCCCACCCTTCCCCGGCCACACGCCAAGGCCTACCAGCTCTTCGGCCCCGGCACTGCGGTGGACGTCACCGACCAGATAGCGGTGGACCACGAGACCTCGTTCGCCACAACCACGCGGGACGAGAACCGCTTCCTCCGCGCGCTGCTCGCGGGCCGCCTGCTACCAACGCGGCAACTGGCCGAGATGAAGCGGACCGTCCCCGTGAGCGCGGAGGTCCAACAGTTCTGGCCCGGCGGCCGATACGGCCTCGGCCTGGTCGAACGCCCCTTGAGCTGCGGAGGAACCTACTGGAGCCACGAGGGCGGTGACGGCGGCTACATCACCCTCAACGGCGTCACCGACGACGGCAGGCGAAGCGCCGTGGTCTCCATGTCCGAGGCACGCGGCGACACCCTGGAGCACGTACTGGACCAGGAGAAGGCGGCCAGCGCCCTGGTCGACCACGCACTGTGCGCCGGGCGCCCCAACACCCCGTGA
- a CDS encoding HutD family protein — MHRFDIETLTAGRWRNGGGATREIVSWPAGTEEFGWRASVADIDGAGPFSAFPGIDRTLTLLAGDGVRLACPGVFERLLTRAGEPFAFSGDHPLAADLPGGACRVLNIMVRRGHWTAQVDQIAGPVVLPLGHAGVLYVLHGRWQASTDERVLASGQGVWWDGDDNASGGEIAPLSPDATALWADIAPTR, encoded by the coding sequence ATGCACCGCTTCGATATCGAGACACTGACGGCGGGCCGTTGGCGCAACGGCGGGGGCGCGACCAGGGAGATCGTTTCATGGCCGGCGGGTACCGAGGAGTTCGGATGGCGCGCGAGCGTCGCCGATATCGACGGGGCCGGGCCGTTCTCGGCGTTCCCAGGCATCGACCGGACGCTCACCCTGCTGGCCGGCGACGGCGTGCGGCTGGCCTGCCCCGGGGTGTTCGAACGGCTGCTGACACGCGCGGGCGAGCCGTTCGCCTTCTCCGGCGACCACCCGCTGGCCGCCGACTTGCCGGGTGGCGCCTGCCGGGTGCTCAACATCATGGTGCGGCGCGGCCACTGGACGGCCCAGGTGGACCAGATCGCCGGCCCGGTCGTGCTGCCACTCGGGCACGCGGGGGTGCTCTACGTGCTGCACGGCCGCTGGCAGGCGAGCACGGACGAACGTGTCCTGGCATCCGGCCAGGGTGTGTGGTGGGACGGAGACGACAACGCGTCAGGCGGAGAGATCGCACCGCTCTCACCCGACGCCACCGCCCTATGGGCAGACATCGCCCCGACAAGGTGA
- a CDS encoding S8 family peptidase, whose product MRSRSRTAAVVAAGAVTLLATGLPAAAEPEAARPGPARAGVSGGPVPGQRTVTLVSGDRVSFAGSGSGIQVSGVSPGRGREHIAFTRARVDDHEYVIPVDATQALADGRVDRQLFDVTVLAAQGYDDAARSDIPLIATAQSGPALRGSAQRETYPALGLTARTVRKSEAATAWHGFLAGTGGGTSRTAASGKLWLDAKVKASLDRSVAMTGAPEAWRKGLDGKGVKVAVLDTGYDPAHPDLKNKVTAEQNFTWDESVADRNGHGTHVASTVAGSGAASQGRYKGVAPGADLLVGKVLDGGGSGYISWILEGMEWAAAQHADIVSMSLGSSLPSDGSDPLSQAVETLSADGGPLFVVAAGNDGAPRTIGAPAAAPSALTVGSVTKEGAMSSFSSRGPAVADGGVKPEITAPGSAITAARAAGTLDDAAGSEFYATISGTSMATPHVSGAAAILKQRHPDWSSQQLKAALVATADPVDGAGVYEQGSGSVDVPDALASRVTATPAAVSAELAWPYTGAPTRTVTYRNSGGKDVRLSLSLSGKAPVALTARQLTVPAGGTASTTVRIDTSRVSPGVHSSWITARGSDGSTARTPVGVDAEGPSATLTLQPPAKRAGVEAAYTNLVVQNEKTGDSQLVGLTTEPESIRVPVGDYRVFGGVWEYVAHGEASVPETSVAIAQRVSLTGDRTLKADLSAAKPVTMGIDDPEMRINEQGSATGIVSSTGADRPTTGLAAPIFGGAYKSYAVGSARIPGLTYFSAASWEQPYVLATTVGGTGAPVDVPVRLVSWGRMDWDMEKQVVDVGGGEDLTGLELKDRIVLFETGWPVPSEERDRRYAAIKAQGPAAILMSGYASIDAADPPLGIDALGVALLRERLAQGEVTLRIKGERNGDRTYFTFHKHDDGVPAGAHWQDRRRDLAGVEHTFRTTGYPNDPKGIYGWVTHQGLRLAQQSTLFRAPHRMTAYYTPDVPWTTATFEYAIDADGPLGVQYSNPTVYREGRTVRDNWLTGPFNPSLSVTGPDGRAQATRDGDKLRLSLPMFSDAAGHRSDPARDLESGETMLREDSGRLVARNDQPGQGTFDVPRRGQWYELTSTAHRDHPDWSLGTHVTDVWRFRSEHTAGESPLPLLDTRYDMAALDGDNSAPEEREFTFGLEIGRQAGVRGGADVDRVSVQYSTDDGATWQAARVGGRDDVRRVTVPAMKTGWVSLKVTAEDRSGASVTETVTRAYRVGCTEYWCSYAPTWPHWPAR is encoded by the coding sequence ATGAGATCGAGATCAAGGACCGCGGCCGTCGTCGCGGCCGGCGCGGTGACGCTGTTGGCCACCGGGCTGCCCGCGGCCGCCGAGCCGGAGGCCGCCCGACCGGGGCCCGCGCGGGCAGGGGTGTCAGGTGGTCCCGTACCGGGGCAGCGGACGGTCACGCTGGTGAGCGGGGACCGGGTCAGTTTCGCCGGGAGCGGGAGCGGGATTCAGGTCAGCGGGGTGAGTCCGGGCAGGGGCCGGGAGCACATCGCGTTCACACGGGCCAGGGTCGACGACCACGAGTACGTCATCCCCGTGGACGCCACGCAGGCCCTCGCGGACGGGCGTGTGGACCGGCAGCTCTTCGACGTCACTGTGCTCGCCGCGCAGGGGTACGACGATGCCGCCCGGTCGGACATCCCACTCATCGCGACGGCACAAAGCGGGCCAGCGCTGCGTGGCTCGGCCCAGCGGGAGACGTACCCGGCGCTCGGGCTGACAGCCCGTACCGTGCGCAAGTCGGAGGCGGCGACGGCCTGGCATGGCTTCCTCGCGGGTACGGGCGGCGGCACGTCACGTACCGCCGCCTCCGGGAAGTTGTGGCTCGACGCCAAGGTGAAGGCGAGCCTGGACCGGTCCGTCGCCATGACCGGCGCCCCGGAGGCATGGCGCAAGGGCCTCGACGGCAAGGGCGTGAAGGTCGCGGTGCTCGACACCGGTTACGACCCTGCCCACCCGGATCTGAAGAACAAGGTCACCGCCGAGCAGAACTTCACCTGGGACGAGAGCGTCGCCGACCGCAACGGCCACGGGACGCACGTCGCGTCGACCGTAGCCGGCAGCGGTGCCGCCTCGCAGGGCCGGTACAAGGGCGTGGCGCCGGGGGCTGACCTGCTCGTCGGCAAGGTCCTCGACGGGGGCGGCTCCGGATACATCAGCTGGATCCTCGAAGGGATGGAGTGGGCGGCCGCCCAGCACGCCGACATCGTCTCCATGAGTCTCGGCTCCAGTCTGCCGAGCGACGGCAGCGATCCGCTGTCGCAGGCGGTCGAGACCCTGTCGGCCGACGGGGGGCCGCTGTTCGTCGTCGCCGCAGGCAACGACGGCGCACCGCGCACGATCGGCGCGCCGGCAGCGGCACCCAGCGCCCTGACGGTCGGGTCGGTGACGAAGGAGGGCGCCATGTCCTCGTTCTCCTCCCGCGGTCCCGCGGTCGCCGACGGCGGCGTCAAGCCCGAGATCACCGCACCGGGCAGCGCGATCACCGCCGCCCGCGCGGCCGGCACCCTCGACGACGCCGCGGGCAGCGAGTTCTACGCGACGATCAGCGGCACGTCGATGGCGACGCCTCATGTCTCCGGCGCCGCCGCCATCCTCAAGCAGCGGCACCCCGACTGGAGCTCCCAGCAGCTCAAGGCGGCGCTGGTCGCCACCGCCGACCCCGTCGACGGCGCGGGCGTGTACGAGCAGGGCTCGGGCAGCGTGGACGTGCCCGACGCGCTCGCGTCCCGGGTCACCGCCACCCCCGCGGCGGTCTCAGCCGAACTGGCCTGGCCCTACACGGGCGCTCCGACGCGCACGGTCACGTACCGCAACAGCGGCGGCAAGGACGTCCGACTCAGCCTCTCCCTGAGCGGGAAGGCTCCGGTCGCGCTCACCGCGCGGCAGCTCACGGTCCCGGCCGGCGGTACGGCCTCCACGACCGTACGGATCGACACGAGCAGGGTCTCCCCCGGCGTCCACAGCTCCTGGATCACAGCGCGGGGCAGCGACGGCAGCACCGCGCGCACGCCCGTCGGTGTGGACGCGGAGGGGCCGAGCGCCACGCTCACCCTCCAACCCCCCGCGAAGCGGGCAGGCGTCGAAGCGGCGTACACGAACCTCGTGGTGCAGAACGAGAAGACGGGTGACTCGCAGCTCGTCGGCCTCACGACGGAGCCCGAATCGATCCGGGTGCCGGTCGGCGACTACCGGGTCTTCGGCGGGGTGTGGGAGTACGTCGCGCACGGCGAGGCAAGCGTTCCCGAGACCTCCGTCGCAATCGCACAGCGTGTCTCCCTGACCGGCGACCGCACGCTGAAGGCTGACCTGTCCGCGGCGAAGCCGGTCACCATGGGCATCGACGATCCGGAGATGCGGATCAACGAGCAGGGCTCGGCGACGGGGATCGTCTCGTCGACCGGGGCGGACCGGCCGACGACGGGGCTGGCAGCGCCGATCTTCGGCGGCGCGTACAAGTCGTACGCCGTGGGCAGCGCCCGGATACCCGGGCTGACGTACTTCTCGGCCGCGTCCTGGGAGCAGCCGTACGTCCTCGCGACGACGGTCGGCGGCACTGGGGCCCCGGTGGACGTACCGGTGCGGCTTGTGTCCTGGGGCCGGATGGACTGGGACATGGAGAAGCAGGTCGTGGACGTCGGCGGCGGCGAGGACCTGACCGGCCTGGAGCTGAAGGACCGGATCGTGCTCTTCGAGACGGGCTGGCCCGTGCCCTCGGAGGAACGGGACCGGCGCTACGCGGCGATCAAGGCGCAGGGGCCGGCGGCGATCCTGATGTCCGGCTATGCGTCGATCGACGCGGCGGATCCGCCGCTCGGCATCGACGCGCTCGGCGTGGCGCTGCTGCGAGAGCGGCTTGCCCAGGGGGAGGTGACGCTGCGGATCAAGGGCGAACGCAACGGCGACCGCACCTATTTCACCTTCCACAAGCACGACGACGGCGTTCCTGCCGGTGCACACTGGCAGGACCGCCGCCGTGACCTGGCCGGCGTGGAACACACCTTCCGCACCACCGGATACCCGAACGACCCGAAGGGGATCTACGGCTGGGTCACCCACCAGGGGCTGCGGTTGGCGCAGCAGTCGACGCTGTTCCGTGCCCCGCATCGGATGACGGCGTACTACACACCGGACGTGCCGTGGACGACGGCCACGTTCGAGTACGCGATCGACGCCGACGGCCCGCTCGGCGTGCAGTACTCGAATCCGACCGTCTACCGCGAGGGACGTACGGTCAGGGACAACTGGCTGACCGGCCCGTTCAACCCGTCTCTTTCGGTGACCGGCCCCGACGGCCGCGCCCAGGCCACGCGCGACGGGGACAAGCTGCGCCTCTCGCTGCCGATGTTCTCGGACGCGGCGGGTCACCGGTCGGATCCGGCGAGGGATCTGGAGTCGGGTGAGACGATGCTGCGCGAGGACTCGGGCCGGCTCGTCGCACGCAACGACCAGCCGGGGCAGGGCACCTTCGACGTGCCGCGCCGTGGGCAGTGGTACGAGCTGACGTCGACGGCACACCGCGACCATCCCGACTGGTCCCTTGGTACGCACGTCACGGACGTCTGGCGGTTCCGCTCGGAGCACACCGCCGGCGAGAGCCCGCTGCCGCTCCTCGACACGCGCTACGACATGGCGGCGCTCGACGGCGACAACTCGGCGCCGGAGGAACGGGAGTTCACGTTCGGGCTGGAGATCGGGCGCCAGGCGGGTGTGCGCGGCGGCGCGGACGTGGACCGGGTGTCGGTGCAGTACTCCACGGACGACGGCGCCACGTGGCAGGCGGCGCGTGTCGGCGGGCGGGACGACGTACGGCGGGTGACCGTACCGGCGATGAAGACCGGCTGGGTCTCCCTCAAGGTCACCGCCGAGGACCGCTCGGGCGCATCGGTCACGGAGACGGTCACCCGGGCCTACCGGGTCGGCTGCACCGAATACTGGTGCTCGTACGCTCCGACATGGCCGCACTGGCCGGCACGATGA
- a CDS encoding extracellular solute-binding protein produces the protein MAAEYGTSPATSSKAYWDELTTAFTAAHPGRKVEVTLYPWADVDREVTRLVKEGNAPDVALMGAYSDFAAQGRLYAASELLSVKAEANFLPPLAEAGSIGNTLYGLPFVASSRLLFYNETLFDKAGAKPPKTWEELEDAAKALKKEDVLFPYALPLGPEEAHAEALIWELSNGGGYAGTSGGYNIASEQNTQTFRWIKDNLVAPGLTGPVPPAELNRQDAFTAFLRGQVGMLNGYPSLLHEARAKGMKVGTLSMPVSDTLNDGQPLPSAGVADWMMAFKRDDNRQLVGAFLEFVYEDKNLGEFAGRYHLLPSTVSASQSSKAAAADPSGAQFLNALRNAELYPVNEPSWLQVSDTIKRNIGKAVAPSADPKAVLEGIAREVHDMAKQT, from the coding sequence GTGGCCGCCGAGTACGGCACCAGCCCGGCGACCAGCTCCAAGGCGTACTGGGACGAACTGACCACCGCCTTCACCGCCGCCCACCCCGGCAGGAAGGTCGAGGTGACGCTCTACCCGTGGGCCGACGTCGACCGCGAGGTCACCCGCCTGGTCAAGGAAGGCAATGCCCCGGACGTGGCCCTGATGGGCGCATACTCCGACTTCGCAGCGCAGGGCCGCCTCTACGCCGCAAGTGAGCTCCTGTCGGTCAAGGCCGAGGCGAACTTCCTGCCGCCGCTTGCGGAGGCGGGTTCGATCGGCAACACCCTCTACGGCTTGCCCTTCGTGGCCAGCAGCCGGCTGCTCTTCTACAACGAGACACTGTTCGACAAGGCCGGAGCGAAGCCGCCGAAGACCTGGGAGGAACTCGAGGACGCGGCCAAGGCACTGAAGAAGGAGGACGTGCTCTTCCCTTACGCGCTGCCGCTCGGCCCCGAGGAGGCCCATGCCGAAGCCCTGATCTGGGAGCTGAGCAACGGCGGAGGGTACGCCGGCACCAGCGGCGGCTACAACATCGCGTCCGAGCAGAACACCCAGACGTTCCGCTGGATCAAGGACAACCTGGTAGCGCCCGGCCTGACCGGCCCGGTTCCACCGGCCGAACTCAACCGGCAGGACGCCTTCACGGCCTTTCTGCGCGGCCAGGTCGGCATGCTCAACGGCTACCCCTCACTCCTCCACGAGGCGAGGGCGAAGGGCATGAAGGTCGGCACACTCAGCATGCCGGTGTCAGACACGCTGAATGACGGGCAGCCCTTGCCATCGGCGGGCGTCGCCGACTGGATGATGGCCTTCAAGCGCGACGACAATCGTCAATTGGTGGGCGCTTTCCTGGAATTCGTCTATGAGGACAAGAACCTCGGCGAGTTCGCCGGGCGCTACCATCTGTTGCCCTCGACGGTGTCCGCGAGCCAATCCTCCAAGGCCGCGGCGGCGGATCCCAGCGGCGCGCAGTTCCTGAACGCACTGCGCAATGCCGAGCTCTACCCGGTCAATGAACCGTCCTGGCTGCAGGTCAGCGACACCATCAAGCGGAACATCGGCAAGGCCGTCGCGCCGTCCGCCGACCCGAAGGCCGTGCTGGAGGGCATCGCCCGGGAGGTCCACGACATGGCGAAGCAGACGTAG
- a CDS encoding UDP-N-acetylmuramoyl-L-alanyl-D-glutamate--2,6-diaminopimelate ligase produces the protein MKLSELLAGQEHHVLQGDPSRTLITAGTTFDVDRVTPGCLFIAVPGHREGGHGSAAPALARGAAAVLVDGTEPALSASVWAPGACAVRVPDIRRAAAVVTSRYFGEPGRQMDVVAITGTNGKTSVSYMVESALRISEGAKVGVIGTAGSRIGDELIPMPRSVLTTPESPDLQYLLGRMRDRGTGSVVLEATSMALLTHRVDRTFIDVGVFTNLTQDHLDDHGTMANYRDAKLRLFQGLCRRAVVNADDPVGAGIVAMMPGAVTTYALDVPADYRATDLAVSASGTRFTLHHGGRTYQVSIPVPGRFSVANALATLATCHVLGHELSALVAALDRMPPVPGRFERFDTPGGTSVIVDYAHSPDSLDKVLTTIRGYARGRVITVFGCGGDRDTTKRADMGRIAGDHSDLCVLTSDNPRNEDPQAILDQIAPGLAATGTPFERIADRRDAISFALSAAGPEDTILIAGKGSEPHQIVGEELLPFSDMATVRELALERTSARSPVPRSAA, from the coding sequence GTGAAGCTGAGCGAGTTGCTGGCCGGGCAGGAGCACCATGTACTCCAGGGTGACCCGAGCAGAACGCTGATCACCGCGGGGACGACCTTCGACGTGGACCGGGTGACGCCGGGTTGCCTGTTCATCGCCGTACCCGGCCACCGGGAGGGCGGGCACGGCTCCGCCGCGCCCGCGCTCGCCCGCGGAGCGGCCGCTGTACTCGTCGACGGCACGGAACCGGCGCTGTCGGCATCGGTATGGGCGCCGGGCGCGTGTGCCGTGCGGGTGCCGGACATCCGCAGGGCGGCCGCGGTCGTGACCTCCCGCTACTTCGGCGAACCGGGGCGGCAGATGGACGTGGTGGCCATCACCGGCACCAACGGCAAGACATCGGTCTCGTACATGGTCGAGTCCGCCCTGCGGATCTCCGAGGGCGCGAAGGTGGGAGTCATCGGGACGGCCGGCAGCCGTATCGGCGACGAGCTGATCCCGATGCCACGATCGGTGTTGACCACCCCGGAGTCGCCTGACCTGCAGTATCTCCTGGGGCGCATGCGCGACCGTGGGACCGGCAGTGTGGTGCTGGAGGCTACGTCGATGGCCCTGCTGACGCACCGGGTGGACCGTACGTTCATCGACGTCGGGGTGTTCACCAACCTGACGCAGGACCACCTCGACGACCACGGAACGATGGCGAACTACCGGGACGCCAAGCTACGCCTCTTCCAGGGGCTGTGCCGGCGCGCAGTGGTCAATGCCGACGACCCGGTGGGCGCCGGGATCGTGGCGATGATGCCGGGTGCGGTGACCACGTACGCCCTCGATGTTCCGGCGGACTACCGGGCGACCGACCTGGCCGTCAGCGCTTCCGGCACGCGGTTCACCCTCCACCACGGCGGGCGCACGTATCAGGTGTCGATCCCGGTCCCGGGCCGGTTCTCGGTGGCCAACGCGCTCGCCACCCTGGCCACGTGCCACGTCCTCGGACACGAGCTGTCCGCCCTCGTCGCCGCACTCGACCGGATGCCGCCCGTCCCCGGCCGGTTCGAGCGCTTCGACACCCCGGGCGGTACCTCCGTGATCGTGGACTACGCCCATTCCCCTGACTCATTGGACAAGGTCCTGACCACCATCCGCGGCTACGCGCGAGGCCGGGTGATCACCGTCTTCGGCTGCGGCGGCGACCGGGACACGACGAAGCGGGCCGACATGGGGCGGATCGCCGGGGACCACTCCGACCTGTGCGTCCTCACCTCGGACAACCCGCGCAACGAGGACCCGCAGGCCATCCTGGACCAGATCGCCCCCGGCCTCGCCGCGACCGGCACACCGTTCGAGCGGATCGCCGACCGCCGCGATGCCATCTCGTTCGCCTTGTCCGCAGCCGGCCCGGAGGACACCATCCTGATTGCCGGCAAGGGCAGCGAACCGCACCAGATCGTCGGCGAGGAGCTGCTGCCCTTCAGCGACATGGCCACCGTGCGTGAACTCGCCTTGGAACGGACGTCCGCCCGGTCCCCCGTCCCTCGGTCTGCCGCGTGA
- a CDS encoding YhjD/YihY/BrkB family envelope integrity protein, whose amino-acid sequence MGFDRSMALASSALTALVPLAILLGAVLSNFVHYDAAEQIIKRYNLTGAGATAVSSLFSPAEATSASVGIFGVVFLTISVLSFARAAQRLFEQVWELKPLSVRNTRNGLWWILTLGGYVGGTTLLSALVDGGALGLVAVVCGVLVTAAFLVWSGWILSAKRISWPDLLPFGITGAVLTAAYSVGATIYMPHLFNSSAARYGVVGAVFAMISALFAAMLVLVASAALGREVQDELSRIRQGHRPSDHEVRRQWDSVVEQTRSRWRTVREQVSHHRIKSPNH is encoded by the coding sequence GTGGGATTCGACCGCTCGATGGCCCTGGCGTCCAGCGCCCTGACAGCGTTGGTCCCGCTCGCCATCCTCCTCGGCGCCGTCTTGAGCAACTTCGTTCACTACGACGCCGCAGAGCAGATCATCAAGCGCTACAACCTCACCGGAGCAGGGGCCACGGCAGTCAGCTCGCTGTTCTCCCCTGCCGAAGCGACCAGCGCGAGCGTGGGCATCTTCGGGGTCGTGTTTCTGACGATCTCGGTACTGAGCTTCGCGCGCGCCGCCCAGCGGCTCTTCGAACAGGTATGGGAACTCAAGCCCCTCAGCGTGCGCAACACGCGCAACGGCTTGTGGTGGATTCTCACTCTCGGTGGCTACGTAGGGGGCACCACGTTGCTCTCCGCACTCGTTGACGGGGGCGCGCTGGGCCTGGTCGCCGTGGTGTGTGGCGTACTGGTGACCGCTGCCTTCCTCGTCTGGAGCGGCTGGATCCTGTCGGCGAAACGGATCAGCTGGCCGGACCTGCTTCCCTTCGGCATCACCGGCGCCGTCCTGACGGCGGCCTATTCAGTGGGCGCAACCATCTACATGCCGCATCTCTTCAACTCTTCCGCGGCACGCTACGGGGTGGTGGGTGCCGTCTTCGCGATGATCTCCGCCCTCTTCGCAGCCATGCTCGTCCTGGTTGCATCGGCGGCACTGGGACGAGAAGTACAAGACGAGCTCAGCCGGATCCGTCAGGGCCACCGCCCTTCCGACCACGAGGTCCGCCGACAGTGGGACAGCGTGGTCGAGCAGACTCGGTCACGATGGCGCACGGTACGCGAACAGGTCTCTCATCATCGGATCAAGAGCCCGAACCATTGA
- a CDS encoding maleylpyruvate isomerase family mycothiol-dependent enzyme has translation MTDHLYFPALLRMIDERSAAFRAAVAAAPSLDADVPSCPGWTLYDLANHLSEGDRFWAYIVLNTAPGDERPSKDGLAAPREREELITWLADSTEQLLTALREAGPDRGCWAWWEPLASPHTVAAVARRRVPESLIHTYDAQLASGTPQELPTTEAVDAIEEFLATVCTGTVPWPGEPATMDYHAAEAGSWRQTVDAAGSRFTRLTAAKAAESKPTAAIYGTVSEMALLMYMRIPAGSLRIEGDADLLQQLQDWG, from the coding sequence GTGACTGATCATCTCTACTTCCCCGCCCTGCTGCGGATGATTGACGAGCGTTCCGCCGCGTTCCGCGCCGCCGTCGCCGCGGCCCCCAGCCTCGACGCCGACGTCCCGTCCTGCCCGGGCTGGACGCTGTACGACCTGGCGAACCACCTCAGCGAGGGGGACCGCTTCTGGGCCTACATCGTGCTGAACACCGCGCCGGGCGACGAACGGCCGAGCAAGGACGGGCTGGCGGCGCCCAGGGAGCGCGAGGAGCTCATAACCTGGCTGGCCGACTCGACGGAGCAGCTGCTCACTGCTCTGCGCGAGGCCGGCCCGGACCGGGGCTGCTGGGCCTGGTGGGAGCCGCTGGCCTCGCCGCACACGGTGGCCGCCGTGGCCCGGCGCCGCGTCCCGGAATCGCTGATCCACACATACGACGCCCAGCTGGCCTCCGGTACCCCGCAGGAGCTGCCGACGACCGAGGCGGTCGACGCCATCGAGGAGTTCCTGGCCACCGTCTGCACCGGCACGGTCCCGTGGCCGGGCGAGCCCGCCACCATGGACTACCACGCAGCCGAGGCCGGCTCCTGGCGCCAGACGGTGGACGCCGCCGGTTCCCGCTTCACCCGCCTCACCGCGGCGAAGGCCGCCGAGAGCAAGCCCACCGCCGCCATCTACGGCACGGTGAGCGAGATGGCCCTGCTCATGTACATGCGCATCCCGGCCGGCTCGCTGCGGATCGAGGGCGACGCCGACCTGCTCCAGCAGCTGCAGGACTGGGGCTGA